In Anaerolineales bacterium, the following proteins share a genomic window:
- a CDS encoding DEAD/DEAH box helicase has translation MSLHPIYTTRHLRETYIRYLKTIKPFQDERLRQEFTRALEEENLLLKGPYIEITPPFATGKSLRELVGEGVLSPLFEQLCHKDGLQWERPLYKHQEAAIRKMVNDQRNVIVTTGTGSGKTESFLIPILNHLLREAEAGTLSQPGVRALILYPMNALANDQMERLRAVLAQYDGITFGRYIGETREQDKEALKEYEKIHHRQPLKNELISRQQMQKEPPRLLLTNYAMLEYLLLRPDDSPLFDGETGKHWHFIALDEAHVYDGAQATEIAMLLRRLQDRVTFGGQKRLQAILTSATLGEDTPESSEQTVKFARDLFALDFEWKENDPAQQDIIRGERLPESALGESWGKPSPQSYHLLASIAEDWRNSGSFQQPDAATLPGVPNNVLEQAIKATETNSEHAAPLFIFHILRGDENLRTLRAFLREEPALLQEAAQRVFEMLPPVEAQETLAEFVSAAILARETPEHATLLPARYHVFLRALEGAFVCLNTHAPEHQGDNAKPLFFLKRHKVCPHCGSRVFELANCTRCGAAYLIGNQTGGNELDTEGLAFEIEPWRDYLTQNSVLYPNEIEARNLKYFSLDDSLAKADEDALIEGGAEADEKPDGENLHAMELCIRCGALYERGVVGNRCSCGVPFLPVSEVEMGRRTTLRRCTSCSTYTRSGVIYRFLTGQDAPVSVLAGRLYEDVPSARKENERQFPGEGRKMLIFTDNRQQAAFFASYLERAQQRSLHRRLIVEMLKQATQLQEPLRLSGALSRLLPVANRYRIFDERDGLDKKRKQIAVWLMQEFSGLDKRLSLEGVGLMIFRPVSKENWRPPQELLETPWSFQEDEVFDLLSVLLNTLRRQGAVSYLLSEEGIDLLSSCRDDFLPRARPFYVRENDAESSYKYGIYSWLPASHNNSRLDFVMRLLKRRNPDLDDDSKARDMALDLLKRLWSHLTGVNSPVSDWWLKSETLPNNKGIAYLMAHDVWEIIPTLGEDVSGWYICIRCRNLSAINVGGVCPTYGCRGRLEPLENHRAWIEDNIYRYQYQHSPIMPLNAQEHTAQWKPEKAAEVQKDFVVGKLNVLSCSTTFELGVDVGDLNAIVLRNMPPSTANYIQRAGRAGRRTDSVALVVTFAQRRPHDLTFYDQPERMISGKIRPPIVSLKNDKIIRRHLHSVVFAEFFRWAKERVRYQYTGDFFAPPDPSLSGPELLRQFLLGRPLELESALFRIVPNEQLLRQTLKLENWGWVEELIDSEDAILDKTAQIIQEELREFERLEQEASQARDHIKAHQYQEIQTQIRKRHLIGYLGTHNVLPKYGFPTDVVRLQTDHLNIPEARDIELDRDLKVAISEFAPGGQVVAAKQIWYSRAIRKMPNRLWTPYAYAICNECKRMTVVPGDDRTPMHCGSCQQPINASRQKGVFIVPEHGFLVDSKTDKPGEQPPEHIYASRVYFSHYSLNPNDLSRKISLDLAPDPAFSFGVQVLKGYSRYAWLALVNNGYGQGFNVCTTCGYADVIEPTRVKRKGHDNPLTHQPCPGSLKPYHLGHRFMTDVLELRLSISMPREEQVYSFLYAILNGASDALDIPREDVGGLVYYTDGYPSFILFDDTPGGSGYVQHIHEHLLDVFESAYRRVSECSGCSPETSCYSCLRSYDNQPFHDKLERRLAWDILGHVLNKPLSQG, from the coding sequence ATGTCGCTCCATCCGATATATACCACCCGACATCTTCGAGAAACCTATATCCGTTATCTGAAGACCATCAAGCCGTTTCAGGACGAGCGTTTGCGTCAAGAGTTCACCCGCGCACTGGAAGAAGAAAACCTGCTGCTCAAGGGACCGTACATCGAAATCACACCGCCGTTTGCAACAGGCAAAAGCCTGCGCGAGTTAGTGGGGGAAGGTGTATTATCCCCGCTTTTTGAGCAATTGTGTCATAAGGATGGCTTACAGTGGGAGCGTCCGCTCTATAAACATCAGGAAGCCGCCATCCGCAAGATGGTCAACGACCAACGCAACGTCATCGTGACCACTGGTACGGGCAGTGGCAAGACCGAATCTTTTCTCATTCCAATCCTGAACCACCTGTTGCGCGAGGCGGAAGCCGGGACACTCTCTCAGCCGGGTGTGCGCGCTTTGATTCTCTACCCCATGAATGCGCTGGCAAACGACCAGATGGAGCGCTTGCGTGCGGTCCTTGCCCAATATGATGGCATCACATTTGGGCGCTATATTGGTGAAACCAGAGAGCAAGACAAAGAGGCGCTCAAAGAATACGAAAAAATCCATCATCGTCAACCGCTGAAGAACGAACTGATCAGCCGGCAACAGATGCAGAAAGAGCCACCGCGTCTTCTACTTACCAACTATGCCATGCTGGAATATCTCCTGCTTCGCCCTGATGATTCGCCGCTCTTCGATGGCGAAACTGGAAAACACTGGCATTTCATTGCGCTGGACGAAGCCCATGTGTACGATGGCGCGCAAGCCACTGAAATTGCCATGCTCCTGCGCCGGCTGCAGGATCGCGTCACTTTTGGCGGGCAGAAGCGTCTCCAAGCCATTTTGACAAGCGCAACCCTGGGTGAAGATACGCCTGAGAGTTCAGAGCAAACTGTAAAGTTCGCCAGGGATCTCTTCGCCCTGGACTTTGAATGGAAGGAAAATGATCCTGCACAACAGGACATTATCCGCGGCGAGCGGCTGCCAGAAAGCGCCTTGGGAGAATCGTGGGGTAAACCTTCCCCTCAGAGTTATCACCTTCTGGCAAGCATCGCCGAAGACTGGCGCAATAGCGGGTCATTCCAGCAACCAGACGCTGCAACTCTGCCGGGTGTTCCCAACAATGTTTTGGAACAGGCGATCAAGGCAACAGAGACTAACTCGGAACACGCTGCACCACTCTTTATATTCCATATTCTGCGCGGTGATGAGAATCTGCGAACTCTGCGCGCATTTCTGCGTGAGGAACCAGCACTATTGCAAGAAGCCGCTCAAAGAGTCTTTGAAATGTTGCCGCCCGTTGAGGCTCAAGAGACACTCGCTGAATTTGTCTCTGCCGCGATCCTTGCCCGTGAGACACCGGAACATGCGACGCTCTTACCGGCGCGCTACCATGTCTTCCTGCGTGCTTTGGAAGGCGCCTTCGTCTGTCTGAATACCCATGCACCAGAGCACCAGGGAGATAATGCAAAACCGTTGTTCTTCCTCAAACGCCATAAAGTCTGTCCTCATTGTGGTAGCCGCGTTTTCGAATTAGCCAACTGCACCCGTTGCGGCGCAGCCTATTTGATAGGCAATCAGACCGGCGGTAACGAATTGGATACCGAGGGGCTTGCATTTGAAATCGAACCGTGGCGCGACTATCTCACGCAAAACAGTGTGTTGTATCCCAATGAAATCGAAGCCAGGAATCTAAAATATTTTTCGTTGGATGATTCGCTGGCAAAGGCGGACGAAGATGCCTTGATAGAAGGAGGTGCCGAAGCGGACGAAAAACCGGATGGCGAGAATCTCCATGCGATGGAACTATGTATACGCTGCGGAGCCTTGTATGAACGTGGCGTAGTTGGCAATCGTTGTTCTTGTGGAGTTCCATTCCTTCCTGTCTCTGAAGTCGAAATGGGCAGGCGGACGACACTGCGCCGCTGCACGTCTTGTTCTACTTATACCCGGAGTGGGGTGATTTACCGCTTCCTTACGGGGCAGGATGCTCCCGTCAGCGTGCTGGCTGGCAGGCTTTATGAAGATGTTCCATCGGCGCGCAAGGAGAATGAGCGTCAATTTCCCGGTGAAGGGCGCAAGATGCTCATCTTTACGGATAACCGCCAGCAAGCCGCGTTCTTTGCCTCGTATTTGGAGCGCGCTCAACAGCGAAGCCTGCATCGCCGGTTGATCGTGGAGATGCTCAAACAAGCCACCCAGTTGCAAGAACCATTACGCTTATCGGGCGCACTCTCCCGTCTATTACCTGTAGCAAACCGTTACCGAATTTTCGATGAACGGGACGGGCTGGACAAAAAACGCAAACAGATTGCCGTCTGGCTAATGCAGGAATTCAGTGGCCTGGATAAACGCCTGAGCCTGGAAGGCGTGGGATTGATGATCTTCCGACCGGTAAGTAAAGAAAACTGGCGACCACCACAGGAACTTCTCGAAACACCCTGGAGTTTTCAGGAAGATGAGGTATTTGATTTACTGAGTGTCCTGTTGAATACTCTCCGCCGCCAAGGAGCAGTCTCTTATCTATTGAGCGAAGAGGGGATTGACTTGCTCAGCTCCTGCCGCGATGATTTCCTCCCCCGCGCACGTCCGTTTTATGTCCGCGAAAACGATGCCGAGAGTTCCTACAAATATGGCATCTATTCCTGGTTGCCTGCCTCACACAACAATAGCCGCCTGGATTTTGTGATGCGGCTGTTAAAGCGTAGGAATCCTGACCTGGATGATGATTCCAAAGCACGTGATATGGCGCTCGACTTGTTGAAGCGCCTTTGGTCTCATTTGACCGGCGTAAATAGCCCGGTTTCAGACTGGTGGCTGAAATCTGAGACCCTCCCTAACAACAAAGGAATAGCGTATCTCATGGCGCATGATGTCTGGGAAATCATTCCAACGCTCGGTGAGGATGTTTCCGGCTGGTATATCTGCATCCGTTGTCGCAATCTGTCGGCAATCAATGTGGGTGGCGTATGTCCTACGTACGGGTGTCGAGGAAGGCTCGAACCGCTGGAAAATCACCGCGCCTGGATCGAAGATAATATATATCGGTATCAATACCAGCATTCTCCGATTATGCCGTTGAATGCGCAGGAACATACTGCTCAATGGAAGCCGGAAAAAGCAGCGGAGGTCCAAAAGGATTTTGTTGTTGGCAAATTGAACGTTTTGAGTTGTTCAACCACCTTTGAGTTGGGCGTGGATGTAGGCGACTTGAACGCGATTGTTCTGCGTAACATGCCTCCATCAACGGCGAATTACATCCAACGCGCCGGGCGTGCGGGACGCCGCACGGATAGCGTCGCACTTGTCGTTACATTCGCCCAACGCCGCCCGCATGACTTGACCTTCTATGACCAGCCAGAACGCATGATCTCAGGGAAAATCCGCCCGCCGATCGTCTCCCTGAAAAACGACAAGATCATCCGCCGCCATTTACACTCTGTTGTGTTTGCCGAATTCTTCCGTTGGGCAAAGGAAAGGGTAAGGTATCAGTACACAGGAGATTTCTTTGCTCCTCCCGATCCGTCACTTTCTGGACCGGAACTGCTGCGCCAATTCCTGCTAGGTCGGCCCCTAGAACTTGAATCGGCTCTCTTCCGAATCGTTCCCAATGAACAGTTATTGAGGCAAACCTTGAAACTGGAGAACTGGGGTTGGGTCGAGGAGCTGATAGACAGTGAAGATGCCATCCTGGATAAGACCGCACAGATCATTCAGGAAGAATTGCGCGAATTTGAGCGGCTTGAACAAGAAGCCTCACAAGCGCGCGATCACATTAAGGCACATCAGTATCAAGAAATTCAGACCCAAATTCGCAAGCGGCATCTAATTGGCTATCTGGGAACCCACAATGTCCTACCCAAATATGGTTTCCCCACCGATGTCGTTCGTTTGCAAACGGACCATCTGAACATTCCAGAGGCAAGAGACATCGAATTGGACCGCGACCTGAAGGTGGCAATTTCGGAATTTGCCCCCGGCGGTCAGGTTGTTGCCGCAAAACAGATCTGGTACAGCCGCGCCATTCGCAAAATGCCGAACAGACTTTGGACGCCGTATGCGTATGCCATCTGCAATGAATGCAAACGCATGACTGTCGTGCCGGGAGATGACCGAACGCCGATGCATTGCGGCTCCTGTCAACAGCCAATCAACGCGAGCCGACAAAAGGGCGTATTCATTGTTCCCGAACATGGTTTTCTTGTCGACTCAAAGACTGACAAACCCGGCGAACAGCCGCCGGAACATATATATGCCAGCCGTGTTTACTTTTCGCATTACAGCCTTAACCCCAACGATCTGTCCAGAAAGATCAGTCTTGACTTGGCTCCGGATCCTGCCTTTTCATTTGGTGTGCAAGTTCTGAAAGGTTATTCGCGTTATGCATGGTTGGCTCTGGTCAACAACGGCTATGGGCAGGGCTTCAATGTTTGCACTACTTGTGGTTATGCTGATGTGATTGAACCAACTCGGGTAAAGCGCAAAGGTCACGACAATCCATTAACCCATCAACCTTGTCCTGGTAGCCTTAAGCCGTATCATCTTGGTCATCGCTTCATGACAGATGTATTGGAATTGCGATTAAGCATTTCCATGCCCCGAGAGGAACAGGTGTATTCATTCCTATACGCCATTCTCAATGGCGCTAGCGATGCCCTCGACATTCCACGCGAAGATGTGGGCGGTTTGGTGTATTACACAGATGGATATCCCTCCTTCATCCTCTTCGATGATACGCCAGGTGGCTCTGGATATGTTCAGCATATTCACGAGCATTTGCTCGATGTGTTCGAATCTGCTTACAGGCGTGTCTCTGAATGCAGTGGTTGCAGCCCGGAGACAAGCTGCTACAGTTGCCTGCGCAGTTATGACAATCAGCCATTTCATGATAAACTGGAACGCCGACTGGCCTGGGATATTTTGGGTCATGTGCTAAATAAACCATTGTCGCAAGGATAA
- a CDS encoding DNA methyltransferase: MPQLDLLTEKTVPQRNEEERRVWLEKLRLRLQDPEFRKTPGFPKASDEAILALSDPPYYTACPNPFLAEIIEKWERERPPLPSGEGLGVRAYHRDPFASDVSEGKNDPIYNAHSYHTKVPHKAIMRYILHYTDPGDVVLDGFCGTGMTGVAAQLCGDKKTVESLGYRVDEEGVIWDGDKPISRLGARKAVLIDLSPAATFIAYNYNTPVDARAFEREAKRILAEVEKECGWMYETWHASPSPSGRGDRGEGERVKGKINYTVWSDVFLCPSCGTEMIFWNVAVDHKKGSVREDWDCPSCRTRLSKSPRKESRTQRAERAFETKYDRALGQTVRMAKQVPVLINYSVGKKRHEKRPDEHDLALIEKIENSDIPYPFPTTPMMFKGDNWGDTWRAGVHAGITHAHHFYTRCNLWALATLWSKISKEDDFRTKQALKLVFTAIIPYASKLRRFRADKKGGGPLSGTLYVASIITPPNVFLSFQRNVQFISQALIELQNNRLDALIGANSSESANLNSNFVDYVFVDPPFGGNLMYSELNFLWEAWLGVFTNNEPEAVVNKTQRKGLPEYQALMESCFREFYRVLKPNRWMTVEFHNSQNAVWNSILEALLRAGFMIADVRTLDKKQGTFKQVTTTSAVKQDLIISAYKPAAEFEQKFIAENGSVRGAWEFISQHLEHVAPPTLKGDHLIEFIEERAPYLLYDRMVAYHIQRGLSVPLSAPEFYQGLKERFAERDGMFFTFPQAAKYDRLRLQAERVEQLPLFITDEKSAIQWLRRQLDSEQGDGPQTYSELANKFKKELHQVSYESMPELRDILEDNFLKDDTDRWYLPDPGKESDMQALREKGLLREFALYLKGKGRLKTFRLEAIRAGFSRAWKEREYVTIVQVAERLPARVFEDDPQLMMYADNARLRADALPKQEKLF, from the coding sequence ATGCCTCAACTGGATCTGCTTACCGAAAAGACCGTTCCTCAACGCAACGAAGAAGAACGCCGAGTCTGGTTGGAAAAACTGCGCCTGCGTTTACAGGATCCTGAATTTCGGAAGACACCAGGTTTCCCGAAAGCCAGCGACGAAGCGATTCTGGCGCTCTCCGACCCGCCCTATTACACTGCCTGCCCGAATCCCTTTCTGGCTGAAATCATCGAGAAATGGGAACGGGAACGTCCCCCTCTCCCTTCGGGAGAGGGGTTAGGGGTGAGGGCATATCACCGCGATCCCTTCGCCTCGGATGTGTCTGAAGGCAAGAACGACCCGATCTACAATGCGCACTCTTACCATACCAAGGTCCCGCACAAAGCGATCATGCGTTACATTCTGCATTACACCGACCCTGGCGACGTGGTGCTGGACGGCTTTTGCGGCACGGGCATGACAGGCGTCGCGGCGCAATTATGCGGCGACAAGAAAACCGTGGAAAGCCTTGGTTACCGCGTGGATGAAGAAGGCGTGATCTGGGATGGAGATAAGCCCATCTCGCGGTTGGGGGCGCGCAAAGCGGTGTTGATTGATCTCTCTCCCGCCGCGACCTTCATTGCCTATAACTACAACACACCTGTAGATGCACGCGCCTTCGAACGCGAAGCCAAACGCATTCTGGCAGAGGTGGAAAAGGAATGCGGCTGGATGTATGAAACGTGGCATGCTTCCCCCTCTCCCTCTGGGAGAGGGGACAGGGGTGAGGGAGAGCGTGTCAAAGGCAAAATCAATTACACTGTTTGGTCAGATGTTTTCCTCTGCCCATCCTGCGGGACGGAGATGATCTTCTGGAACGTGGCAGTGGATCACAAAAAAGGGAGTGTGCGCGAGGATTGGGACTGCCCCTCCTGCCGTACCCGCCTGAGCAAAAGCCCGCGCAAGGAGAGCCGCACCCAGCGCGCCGAGCGCGCCTTCGAGACCAAATATGACCGCGCCCTGGGGCAGACCGTGCGCATGGCAAAGCAAGTGCCCGTGCTGATCAATTATTCAGTAGGCAAAAAACGCCACGAAAAACGCCCTGATGAACATGACCTGGCGCTCATCGAGAAGATCGAGAACAGCGATATTCCTTATCCTTTTCCTACTACACCCATGATGTTCAAAGGCGACAATTGGGGAGATACGTGGCGTGCGGGAGTTCATGCTGGCATTACACACGCCCACCACTTCTACACCCGCTGCAATCTATGGGCGCTGGCGACATTATGGAGCAAGATCAGTAAAGAGGATGATTTTCGTACCAAGCAAGCACTGAAACTGGTATTTACAGCGATCATTCCTTATGCTTCTAAATTGCGCCGCTTCAGAGCCGATAAGAAAGGTGGAGGACCTTTATCGGGGACTCTGTATGTTGCAAGCATCATAACTCCACCAAACGTATTCCTTTCTTTCCAACGAAACGTTCAGTTTATTTCTCAAGCATTAATTGAATTGCAAAATAATAGATTGGATGCCTTGATTGGTGCGAATTCTTCAGAAAGCGCAAATCTGAATAGCAATTTTGTTGATTATGTTTTCGTTGATCCACCATTCGGTGGCAATTTGATGTATTCCGAACTCAACTTCCTATGGGAAGCCTGGCTGGGCGTATTTACGAACAACGAACCCGAAGCGGTAGTGAACAAAACTCAGCGCAAGGGTTTGCCTGAATATCAGGCATTGATGGAGTCTTGTTTTCGTGAGTTTTACCGCGTTCTCAAACCCAATCGCTGGATGACGGTTGAGTTTCATAACTCACAGAATGCCGTTTGGAACAGCATTCTCGAAGCCTTGTTACGGGCGGGCTTTATGATTGCGGATGTTCGCACGCTGGATAAAAAGCAAGGCACATTCAAACAAGTCACAACCACCAGCGCGGTCAAGCAAGACCTGATCATCTCTGCTTACAAGCCCGCGGCGGAATTCGAGCAAAAATTTATTGCTGAAAACGGCAGTGTACGCGGGGCATGGGAATTCATTAGCCAGCATTTGGAGCACGTCGCTCCGCCAACGCTCAAAGGAGACCATCTCATCGAGTTCATCGAAGAGCGCGCACCTTACCTCCTCTATGACCGCATGGTGGCGTATCACATCCAGCGCGGGTTGTCCGTGCCGCTTTCCGCGCCTGAGTTTTATCAAGGCTTGAAAGAACGTTTCGCCGAACGCGATGGCATGTTCTTCACCTTCCCGCAGGCAGCAAAGTATGACCGTCTGCGCTTGCAGGCGGAACGCGTCGAGCAGTTGCCACTATTCATCACCGACGAGAAGAGCGCAATCCAGTGGCTGCGCCGTCAACTCGATTCTGAGCAGGGCGATGGTCCGCAGACCTATTCGGAGTTGGCGAACAAATTCAAAAAGGAACTGCACCAGGTTTCATACGAGTCCATGCCTGAACTGCGCGACATCTTGGAAGACAATTTCCTGAAAGACGATACGGATCGCTGGTATTTGCCCGATCCTGGCAAAGAGAGCGACATGCAGGCATTGCGCGAGAAGGGTCTCCTGCGCGAGTTTGCCCTATATCTCAAAGGCAAGGGGCGGCTAAAAACTTTTCGTCTTGAGGCGATCCGCGCAGGATTCAGCCGCGCCTGGAAAGAACGCGAGTATGTCACCATCGTCCAGGTCGCGGAGCGTCTCCCTGCGCGCGTCTTCGAGGATGATCCGCAATTGATGATGTATGCCGATAACGCCCGTCTGCGCGCCGACGCGTTGCCGAAACAGGAGAAATTGTTTTAG